The Comamonas sp. GB3 AK4-5 genome includes a region encoding these proteins:
- a CDS encoding class I SAM-dependent methyltransferase: protein MDFYDELAPLYHLIYPDWDRSMALQAEQLDQLVRQHWPGSHKVLDVACGIGTQALGLAALGYSVVASDLSSKEVERARAEAEKRQLTLALKVGDMRQAHALHGGGFDVLMACDNAVPHLLNDEDLLQAFKQFFACLKPGGGCLITVRDYVREERGRNLVKHYGARVEDGKRYVLFQVWDFEGSHYDFSFFVVEEDLATGQVHTHVMRSRYYAVSTERLCALMEDAGFAQVQRLDGCFYQPVLVGTRPQT from the coding sequence ATGGACTTCTACGACGAACTCGCACCCCTCTACCACCTGATTTATCCAGACTGGGACCGCAGCATGGCGCTCCAGGCCGAGCAGCTGGACCAACTGGTGCGCCAGCACTGGCCTGGCTCCCACAAGGTGCTGGATGTGGCCTGCGGCATTGGCACCCAGGCCCTGGGACTGGCTGCCTTGGGCTATAGCGTGGTGGCGTCAGACCTGTCCAGCAAGGAAGTGGAACGCGCCCGTGCAGAAGCTGAAAAACGGCAACTCACACTGGCGTTGAAGGTCGGGGACATGCGCCAGGCCCATGCCTTGCACGGTGGTGGTTTCGATGTGCTCATGGCTTGCGATAACGCCGTGCCCCATCTGTTGAACGACGAGGACTTGCTACAGGCCTTCAAGCAGTTCTTTGCCTGCCTCAAGCCCGGCGGCGGCTGTCTGATCACCGTCCGCGATTACGTCCGGGAGGAACGCGGCCGCAACCTGGTCAAGCACTACGGCGCACGCGTGGAAGACGGCAAGCGCTATGTGCTGTTCCAGGTTTGGGATTTTGAGGGCAGTCACTACGACTTCTCGTTCTTTGTGGTCGAAGAAGACCTGGCCACGGGCCAGGTGCACACCCATGTCATGCGCTCGCGCTATTACGCCGTTTCCACCGAGCGCTTGTGCGCGTTGATGGAGGACGCGGGGTTCGCGCAGGTGCAGCGCCTGGATGGCT